A part of Limihaloglobus sulfuriphilus genomic DNA contains:
- a CDS encoding efflux RND transporter permease subunit: protein MFSKFFIDRPIFASVISIVIVLVGLISIPMLPVEKTPDIAPPTIMIMTSYPGASAEVIADTVITPLEESINGVDDMLYMSSDSSDNGTGMIMITFKVGTDIDIANVLVQNRVSQAEPLLPEEVVRNGITIRKRSSNISMLLGFYSPDGRYDDIYLSNFINLKVKDAIARSEGVGEIEVFGSKDYGMRIWLDPTKLRARGVTANDVVSVIRQQNIQVAAGQIGGMPSPDDQQFQYTIKTLGRLSTVEQFEDIIVRNEPGGRLLRVGDLARVELGSQDYFWSVKLNGEPAVAVAIYATPGANALEVVKGVRNVLEELSPSFPEGVAYSEPYNPTLFVEESIKEVFWTLLSVIGLVVLTVFVFLEDWRATLIPAVTIPVSLIGTMAVLLSFGMTVNTLSLFGLVLAIGIVVDDAVVVVENCVRIITDEKLPPREAAIKAMKQVTGPVVATTLVLLAVFVPTILSGGITGKLYQQFAITLSVAVCFSTLNALTLSPALCSVLLHDSSQKHGKFFGWFDRLLRSTTSVYANIVKVIVRRTLIVLLLFAIFTVLAITGFGALPTGFLPDEDEGLIMIGVRLPDGATVLRTEQVMGRINAIMQETEGVANYAAISGFSLLDSAIAPNGGACFVTLEPWEKRQDPNLHASKIAQRLQAKLSQIPDALCLALQPPPIQGLGMAGGFEVQIQDRGGAGVHSLAQMGNDFVHNAMNDEVITRLNSTLQVSVPQLYIDVDRTKVETLDVPLNSVFSTLQTFLGSTYVNDFNIYGRTFKVIAQAEPRFRDSAEDIGELEVRNRTGQMLPIKTLATVKDISGPQSIKRYNMYPSTTITGVPKPGYSSGQAIERVRKILDEQLPPSMGYEWSGMSLQEIEAGGKTVYIFLLAALFAYLFLAAQYESWAIPLAIVLAVPLGLLGAVGYTWLRMMDNNIYMQMGVVLLVGVVCKTAILLVEFAKQLHEEDGHSIHESAVLAARLRFRPILMTAFTTALGMLPLVVATGAGATARQALGTSVFGGMVVATLLGVFMIPVFYVAVQSSKEKAIELEHHAMDAIHHYDKAETEWPR from the coding sequence ATGTTTAGCAAGTTTTTTATAGACAGACCGATATTCGCAAGTGTAATCTCAATCGTTATAGTCCTTGTAGGGCTGATTTCGATACCGATGCTTCCGGTAGAAAAGACGCCGGATATCGCGCCGCCGACAATAATGATTATGACATCTTACCCTGGTGCCAGTGCTGAGGTTATCGCCGATACGGTTATAACTCCGCTTGAAGAATCTATTAACGGTGTCGATGATATGCTGTATATGTCCTCGGACAGCAGTGACAACGGTACTGGAATGATCATGATAACTTTTAAGGTCGGCACAGACATTGATATTGCCAATGTTTTAGTCCAGAACAGGGTTTCACAGGCAGAGCCGCTGCTTCCGGAAGAAGTAGTCCGCAACGGCATAACAATAAGAAAACGCTCCAGCAATATCAGTATGCTTCTGGGTTTTTATTCCCCTGACGGGCGTTATGATGATATTTATTTGAGCAATTTTATAAATTTAAAAGTCAAGGATGCGATTGCCCGCTCTGAGGGTGTCGGTGAAATCGAGGTTTTTGGTTCTAAAGACTACGGTATGCGAATCTGGCTTGATCCGACAAAACTGCGTGCCCGCGGAGTGACGGCTAATGACGTGGTAAGTGTTATTCGCCAGCAGAATATACAGGTAGCAGCCGGGCAGATAGGCGGTATGCCCAGCCCTGATGATCAACAGTTTCAATACACCATCAAGACACTCGGACGTCTCAGTACTGTCGAGCAGTTTGAAGATATCATTGTACGCAATGAACCCGGAGGCCGGCTCCTGCGAGTTGGGGATTTGGCTAGGGTAGAGCTGGGCTCGCAGGATTACTTCTGGTCGGTTAAACTCAACGGCGAGCCGGCAGTAGCGGTTGCTATCTATGCCACACCAGGTGCCAATGCGTTAGAGGTGGTCAAAGGTGTGCGGAATGTTTTAGAGGAATTATCACCCTCATTCCCCGAGGGGGTTGCGTATTCAGAGCCGTATAACCCGACACTTTTTGTTGAGGAGTCGATCAAAGAGGTTTTCTGGACATTGCTTTCAGTGATCGGGCTGGTAGTTCTGACGGTTTTTGTATTTCTTGAAGATTGGCGGGCAACGCTGATTCCGGCTGTTACAATCCCTGTCTCGCTAATCGGGACGATGGCGGTTCTACTCTCATTTGGAATGACGGTCAACACACTCTCGCTTTTCGGGCTGGTGCTTGCGATAGGCATTGTGGTCGATGATGCTGTGGTGGTTGTGGAAAACTGCGTACGTATCATAACAGATGAAAAACTCCCGCCGCGTGAAGCTGCGATCAAGGCTATGAAACAGGTTACCGGCCCGGTTGTCGCGACAACGCTTGTGCTGCTGGCGGTTTTTGTGCCCACAATATTAAGCGGCGGTATAACAGGAAAACTCTATCAGCAGTTCGCAATCACACTCTCGGTAGCGGTATGTTTTTCCACACTTAACGCTCTGACTCTGAGTCCGGCTTTGTGCAGTGTGCTGCTTCATGATTCATCTCAAAAACATGGTAAGTTTTTTGGCTGGTTTGACAGGCTCCTGCGTTCCACAACCTCTGTTTACGCTAACATTGTAAAGGTTATAGTAAGACGGACTCTTATTGTTCTGCTGTTATTCGCAATATTTACAGTATTGGCTATTACGGGGTTTGGCGCTCTGCCAACTGGGTTTTTGCCAGATGAGGACGAGGGGCTGATCATGATAGGCGTGAGGCTGCCCGACGGTGCTACTGTGCTTAGGACAGAGCAGGTTATGGGCAGGATTAACGCAATCATGCAGGAAACCGAAGGCGTGGCCAATTATGCCGCCATCAGCGGGTTTTCTCTCCTGGATTCGGCTATTGCCCCCAACGGCGGTGCCTGTTTTGTTACGTTAGAGCCCTGGGAGAAGCGGCAGGATCCGAATCTTCACGCTTCGAAGATAGCACAGAGACTTCAGGCTAAGCTCTCCCAGATACCAGATGCCTTGTGTCTGGCACTTCAGCCCCCGCCGATCCAGGGCCTTGGCATGGCAGGCGGTTTCGAAGTTCAGATACAGGACCGCGGCGGTGCCGGCGTTCATTCCTTGGCTCAGATGGGCAATGATTTTGTTCACAATGCCATGAATGATGAAGTGATCACAAGGCTCAATTCGACGCTTCAGGTGTCAGTACCCCAGCTCTATATCGATGTTGACAGGACAAAGGTGGAAACTCTGGATGTGCCGCTTAACTCTGTTTTCAGTACGCTCCAGACGTTTTTGGGCAGTACTTATGTGAATGATTTTAATATATACGGGCGAACGTTTAAGGTTATTGCCCAGGCAGAACCCCGATTCCGTGATTCCGCAGAGGATATTGGAGAGCTTGAAGTCCGTAACAGAACCGGTCAGATGCTGCCGATTAAGACCCTTGCAACGGTAAAGGATATATCGGGCCCTCAGTCTATAAAACGTTATAATATGTATCCAAGCACCACAATAACCGGTGTGCCAAAACCCGGCTACAGCTCCGGCCAGGCGATTGAGCGTGTTCGCAAAATACTGGATGAGCAGCTGCCACCGTCGATGGGGTATGAGTGGAGCGGCATGAGTCTCCAGGAGATAGAGGCCGGCGGCAAGACGGTGTATATCTTCCTGCTGGCGGCGTTGTTCGCGTATCTGTTTCTTGCGGCTCAATACGAGAGCTGGGCTATACCGCTGGCAATCGTTCTGGCTGTTCCGCTGGGGCTTCTGGGGGCGGTTGGATACACATGGCTGCGTATGATGGATAACAATATCTATATGCAGATGGGGGTTGTGCTTCTGGTCGGCGTGGTCTGCAAGACTGCGATTCTGCTGGTCGAGTTTGCCAAACAGCTTCATGAAGAAGACGGCCATTCAATTCACGAGTCAGCGGTACTGGCTGCCAGGCTCCGTTTCCGCCCGATTTTGATGACGGCGTTTACAACAGCACTTGGTATGCTGCCGCTGGTAGTTGCTACGGGTGCCGGAGCAACCGCACGCCAGGCGCTGGGAACATCGGTGTTCGGCGGTATGGTAGTTGCGACGCTGCTCGGCGTGTTTATGATACCGGTATTCTACGTTGCGGTACAGAGCTCCAAGGAAAAAGCCATTGAGCTTGAACACCATGCCATGGATGCAATCCATCACTACGATAAGGCAGAGACTGAATGGCCCCGGTAA
- a CDS encoding efflux RND transporter periplasmic adaptor subunit, with protein MNFKKIISWLIVLAILIGAGYGGYRYWQKRQAAIAAMAQQNQSSGPIPMPVAGAKFMDVTDTLSFTGTTEAVNVYEVQARVEGYLQGIHFTDGDLVEKGQLLFTIEPDIYRALRDEAAAMLKSGKAELLRAKFDLERIEKAVKSGAVSRQDLTSAKAAYDKADAMVMGYKAALAKAELNLSYTEIRSPISGRIGDSPVDVGNLVGPGDRTLLAVVRQIEPVNVFFHVSESLLKGDFLKRLQGKQGFEPQEFNVGLPNENEFPFKGAVNFVDNTVDTRTGTIYVRGEVANKSQQLLPGMFVQVQMPIGHRKDAVVIAAKAINSDLGGKFVLIVNDENTLERRDVKLGDSMGKMRVINEGLDGSEQFIVGGFHMARPGMQIQPMPVENNNTAD; from the coding sequence ATGAACTTTAAAAAGATTATCTCTTGGCTTATCGTATTGGCAATTCTGATTGGTGCCGGTTACGGCGGATACCGCTACTGGCAGAAACGCCAGGCGGCAATAGCGGCGATGGCTCAGCAGAATCAATCGAGCGGGCCGATTCCTATGCCGGTTGCCGGTGCGAAGTTTATGGACGTAACCGATACCTTAAGTTTTACCGGAACGACAGAGGCAGTAAACGTGTATGAAGTACAAGCCCGAGTCGAGGGCTATCTTCAAGGGATTCATTTTACCGATGGAGACTTAGTCGAGAAGGGGCAGCTGCTTTTTACAATTGAGCCTGATATATATCGGGCGCTTAGAGATGAGGCCGCGGCGATGCTCAAATCCGGCAAGGCTGAACTCCTGAGGGCGAAATTTGATCTTGAACGGATCGAAAAGGCAGTCAAGAGCGGCGCAGTCAGCCGGCAGGATTTGACCAGTGCCAAAGCCGCGTACGACAAGGCCGATGCAATGGTGATGGGTTATAAGGCGGCATTGGCAAAAGCCGAGCTGAACCTGAGCTATACCGAGATTCGAAGCCCTATAAGCGGACGTATCGGTGATTCGCCGGTAGATGTTGGAAACCTGGTCGGACCTGGTGATCGGACATTGCTGGCGGTTGTAAGGCAGATTGAGCCTGTGAATGTGTTCTTCCATGTCAGCGAAAGTCTGCTTAAGGGAGACTTTTTAAAGCGTTTGCAGGGTAAACAGGGGTTTGAGCCCCAGGAATTTAATGTCGGACTGCCCAACGAAAATGAATTTCCATTTAAAGGTGCCGTTAATTTTGTTGATAATACGGTTGATACCAGAACGGGAACTATTTATGTACGCGGTGAAGTGGCTAACAAATCTCAGCAGCTTTTGCCGGGTATGTTTGTCCAGGTTCAAATGCCCATCGGTCATCGCAAGGATGCGGTAGTTATTGCGGCCAAGGCAATCAACAGTGACCTTGGCGGCAAATTTGTGCTGATTGTCAATGACGAAAACACTCTCGAGAGACGAGATGTAAAGTTGGGCGACTCAATGGGTAAGATGCGTGTCATAAACGAGGGCCTTGACGGCAGCGAGCAATTCATCGTCGGCGGCTTTCACATGGCCAGGCCGGGAATGCAGATACAGCCGATGCCGGTTGAAAATAATAATACAGCTGATTAA